The proteins below come from a single Iocasia fonsfrigidae genomic window:
- a CDS encoding valine--tRNA ligase: protein MTDLPKTYNPDIVEGKWYDKWAEKGYFAASFKPERDSYSIVMPPPNITGQLHLGHALDNVFPDILIRWKRMMGYNTLWLPGTDHASIATEKKVVDQIREDGQEKEDFGRDGFLEKAWEWKEEYGNRITKQLRKLGSSCDWSRERFTMDEGCSRAVREVFVELYDRGLIYQGDYIVNWCPDCQTTVSDIEVEHEDHVSHIWHLRYPLKDSNEYIVVATTRPETMLGDTAVAVNPSDERYQDLIGKMVVLPLMNREIPIIADNFVDQEFGTGMVKVTPAHDPNDFEMGRRHELELIKVIDENAVMTEVTGKYAGLDRYECRKQVVAELKAEGLLDKIEDYEHSVGQCYRCDTVIEPLVSKQWFVKMKPLTEPAIKAVKDGRIRFVPERFKKVYLNWMENIQDWCISRQLWWGHRIPVWYCQDCGEIIVSKEEVVSKCTACNSENLVQEEDVLDTWFSSGLWPFSTMGWPVDTEELAYYYPTDVLVTGRDIIFFWVARMIFMALEFMDEVPFKDVYIHGLVRDAEGRKMSKSLGNGIDPIEVIDEYGSDALRFTLITGNTPGNDMRFREERLEASRNFANKIWNAARFILMNIEDVDFDGINPDDLKLTLADRWILSRVNKVNSNIEKALNDYNFGELSKILYDFIWSEFCDWYIELIKSRLYQDKDLQAKETAQYIGVTILEKILRLLHPVMPFITEEIWQQLPGTGESIMIAPWPEIEQGVISDEIEDKMALIMDVIKSIRNIRNEMKVNPGKRIKAILNSPEGKFDILQEGYNYIKDLARLKELSIEINIEEKPDKSSTSIVSGVEIILPLEGMVDLDKEIARLEKELEEVGSEIKRAEGKLANEGFVNKAPGHLVQREREKLQEFKEKKVKLQQSLDDLR from the coding sequence AGGGATACTTTGCTGCCAGTTTTAAGCCAGAGCGGGATTCATATAGTATTGTTATGCCCCCTCCTAATATAACAGGGCAGCTTCATCTAGGACATGCCCTGGATAATGTCTTTCCAGATATTTTAATTAGATGGAAGAGAATGATGGGGTATAATACACTCTGGCTGCCAGGTACAGACCATGCCAGTATAGCAACTGAGAAAAAGGTTGTTGATCAAATAAGAGAGGATGGCCAGGAAAAAGAAGACTTCGGCAGAGATGGTTTTCTGGAAAAGGCCTGGGAGTGGAAAGAGGAATATGGTAATAGGATTACTAAACAGCTGAGGAAACTTGGTTCTTCCTGTGACTGGTCACGTGAGCGTTTTACAATGGATGAGGGTTGTTCCCGTGCTGTCAGAGAGGTTTTTGTAGAGTTATATGATAGGGGTCTGATTTATCAGGGGGATTATATTGTTAACTGGTGTCCAGACTGCCAGACAACTGTATCTGATATTGAGGTTGAACATGAAGACCATGTCAGTCACATCTGGCACCTTAGATACCCCCTCAAAGATAGTAATGAATATATTGTAGTTGCTACAACTCGACCAGAGACCATGTTGGGTGATACAGCTGTGGCGGTAAATCCATCTGATGAAAGGTATCAGGATTTAATCGGTAAAATGGTTGTTCTACCCTTGATGAATAGGGAGATACCGATTATTGCTGATAATTTTGTTGATCAAGAATTTGGAACAGGAATGGTCAAGGTTACACCAGCTCATGATCCTAATGACTTTGAGATGGGACGACGCCATGAGCTTGAGCTTATTAAGGTAATTGATGAGAATGCGGTCATGACAGAAGTGACTGGTAAATATGCCGGGCTTGACCGTTATGAATGCCGTAAACAGGTAGTTGCGGAGCTGAAAGCAGAGGGACTGCTGGATAAAATAGAGGATTATGAACATTCAGTAGGCCAGTGTTACCGTTGTGATACTGTTATTGAACCCCTGGTTTCTAAACAGTGGTTTGTTAAGATGAAACCCCTGACAGAACCAGCTATTAAGGCAGTTAAAGATGGTAGAATACGATTTGTACCTGAGAGATTTAAAAAGGTTTATTTAAACTGGATGGAGAATATTCAGGACTGGTGTATTTCCCGCCAGCTCTGGTGGGGTCACCGCATACCTGTCTGGTATTGTCAGGACTGTGGCGAAATAATAGTTAGTAAGGAAGAGGTAGTAAGTAAGTGTACTGCCTGTAACAGTGAAAATCTTGTCCAGGAGGAAGATGTACTTGATACCTGGTTTAGCTCAGGACTGTGGCCTTTTTCTACTATGGGCTGGCCAGTAGATACAGAGGAACTGGCCTATTATTATCCAACTGATGTACTGGTAACTGGTAGAGATATCATTTTCTTCTGGGTAGCCAGAATGATCTTTATGGCCCTGGAATTTATGGATGAGGTGCCCTTTAAAGATGTATATATTCACGGACTTGTCAGGGATGCCGAGGGGCGTAAGATGAGTAAATCACTGGGTAATGGGATAGACCCGATTGAGGTGATTGATGAATATGGCTCAGATGCACTAAGGTTTACCCTCATTACCGGTAATACCCCTGGAAATGATATGAGATTCAGGGAAGAAAGACTGGAAGCAAGCCGTAATTTTGCCAATAAAATATGGAATGCAGCCCGTTTTATTTTGATGAATATTGAAGATGTTGATTTTGACGGCATCAACCCTGATGATTTAAAGTTAACACTGGCAGATAGATGGATATTAAGCAGGGTGAATAAGGTCAATTCTAATATCGAAAAGGCTTTAAATGATTATAATTTTGGAGAGCTAAGCAAGATACTCTATGATTTTATCTGGAGTGAGTTCTGTGACTGGTATATTGAATTGATTAAATCCCGTCTCTATCAAGACAAAGACCTGCAGGCCAAAGAAACAGCCCAATATATTGGTGTTACAATACTGGAAAAGATTTTAAGGCTGCTTCACCCGGTTATGCCGTTTATAACTGAAGAGATCTGGCAGCAGCTTCCTGGTACAGGAGAAAGTATTATGATTGCTCCCTGGCCAGAGATTGAGCAGGGTGTTATTAGTGATGAAATAGAGGATAAGATGGCTTTAATAATGGATGTAATTAAGTCTATCAGGAATATCAGGAATGAGATGAAGGTTAATCCAGGTAAAAGGATAAAGGCTATACTTAATTCACCAGAGGGAAAATTTGATATTTTACAGGAGGGTTATAATTACATTAAGGATCTGGCCCGTCTCAAGGAACTCTCTATAGAAATTAATATAGAAGAAAAACCAGATAAATCATCAACCTCTATTGTCAGTGGGGTAGAAATCATTTTACCACTGGAAGGTATGGTTGACCTGGATAAAGAGATTGCCCGGCTAGAAAAAGAATTGGAAGAGGTAGGCTCTGAGATTAAGCGGGCAGAAGGGAAGCTGGCTAATGAGGGTTTTGTGAATAAGGCCCCTGGACACCTTGTCCAGCGTGAAAGAGAGAAACTCCAGGAGTTTAAAGAGAAGAAGGTAAAGCTACAGCAGAGCTTAGATGATTTAAGGTAA